The Sebastes umbrosus isolate fSebUmb1 chromosome 1, fSebUmb1.pri, whole genome shotgun sequence genome includes the window ATGCAGCTTGTGTCTTTATGAGCTGTATCCTGACTGCTTCCTGTATTGTGATCCTGCAGCACTTACAACTTTGGATCGGACGGCTTCCAGAGCCCAGCGGGGGCCGGCTCTCTGTGCCTGGGGTCGGGGGTTCACGGAGGGGTGGACTGGATGAGGAAGCTGGCTTTCCGATACCGCAGAGTCAAGGAAATCTACAACACATACAAGAATAATGTTGGGGGTAAGCTCCGCTAACTGCTGTGTACAGGAAACATTGGTATTTATTTTCTCTGAGGTTTAAAAAGGGTTATATGTGGTTTTCTAGCAACAAAATCTGAACAAATAATGCGAGAAATGCAATgacgggtccatctgcgttctctTCCGGGCTTTTTATAAtagaaacgcccactcagccgttagcaaaaagcaatGTCGTAGGTTTCCAAAGTaggctaatcaataaggttatgaataatgtgagcactagctgagtcaaaagTAGCTATGccaagtttggaaataactgaaaaagttggttcagattttgaagtggggttgtgtgtatactcctgtgttctAAGAGGtgaaattgctgtttttgtgaatgtagtctggtggctttgaagagagcgatataacagcttcagttccccgtcggaaagggctgtctgacggcgaggtaaagcggctgtggacgggagcagcaaagaaatgtattttagccaaaTGTTATATCAGTTTTAatcaatcaatatcagtttaagtgtacgttatatttagaatatgttcAACGCTTTTCCGAatgggaactgaagccgttatatctatatatgtctTCAatgccaccagactacattcacaaaaattcgcagaacacgggagttgctggtctactgctgcatcgATCgcttagtttgtgttattgtgggacTTTGAGAtccaaactaacgtggcgtccaaaCAGCAGTACAATGCTTAGCTTCAGTGCCGGTaatcctgtctgcttctccaaacagggAACGTGTCGACCGCCATTTAAGTTGctttatgtaacgttaatacactgactatcaggatgtatataaactgtatatgtagcagcttcatcatgcagaaacctatgtcaggtcacgtgggataatagcattttgacgctaaaacatacttaCTTTGATCAAATTTGGATTTAAATACATAAGAAACaacactgggaagctacaggatgatataaaaaaaacttttaaaaaagtaataataatggacctgccctttaagTAACACAGTGAGATAATGTTGCGATTAATCTCattatagacacacacataaatgtttACCTGTTGCTGCTAGGCCACTAGCTAGAGTTCATTTTGAGCACAGCTCAGCTTCAGACCACAGTGATTTGTCTGggttttctctttgtttttcctcgcACCGTATCAAGTTATACACGCTTCCTGCTTCGGAAaagtacattttgtattttcaaaGCTCCAGTTTGTGCCTCAACCAAACCTCTATTAGTGATGAAAATGCTGTGAGAATATGACGATAAACACCTGCTCCTTCCGAGAGGAGTCTTTGTCAAAATAATTGGGTTCATTACTAACGCATTAAATTAATTGGATCAGGATGTAGTGAAAAAGCTTAATGGAAGGAGACAGGTTTGTTTGTCAGCTAGGATAATGAGTCACAAGTTGTTGTTCAGTATGGACCCTGGTGCGCTGCTGATTACAGCTGGCTGCTGTCCTCTGCTGGAAACCATATGTCTGAGGTTTTGGCTCGAGGATGTTGTGTGAGAATCGTCCAACCAAAGACTGCAGACAGTCCTGCTGTCAAAATAAGGTTTTGCAACCTCTCAGTAAATTAGATTTCTTTATGCATCGCAGCTATACGGGTTCATGTCCTCCATGTCTTTGTTTCAAAGACTGACCATCGAGCTTGTGCTTCTCCCTGATGGGCAGGTTTGCTGGGCAGCCCCAAGCGAGAAGAGTGGTTACagctgaggagagagatggaggtccTGACCGACCTGTGGCTGACTCAGGCACTCAAAGCCCTGGCTCTCATCAACTCCAGGTCAGTTCAGGCTTCATTTACACCAGCAGGTcgattagctgttagctgttattCAGTTATGAGTTGAATGAATGTCAGTTCCCTGATGTGTCATAACTTAACCGTAATATAAATGTGTCCTTTTCCAGGCTTAACTGTGTGAACGTGTTGGTGACCACCACCCAGCTCATCCCAGCCCTCTCCAAGGTGTTACTGTACGGTCTGGGCGCTGCTTTCCCCATAGAGAACATATACAGTGCCACCAAGACAGGTGAGGAAACAACGAAAGAAAATaacaatcatgattaatcaaaatccaatcatcttttTTCAAAGGTGctattttaattagggctgtaaaagttaacacgttaacgcaaatttattttattgccaCTAATTAACACTCTAAAAACGCTATATAACGctcgctaaattttggcgaggaaaaaccggatggccattttcaaagtggtcccttgacctctgacttcaagatatgtgaatgaaaatgggttctatgggtacccacgagtctcccctttacagacatgaacactttatgataatcacatgtagtttggggcaagtcatagtcaagtcagcacactgacacactgacagctgttgttgcctgttggtgcttgagtttgccatgttatgatttgagcatattttttatgctaaatgcagtacctgtgagggtttctggacaatatttgttattgttttgtgttgttaattaatttccaataataaataaatacatacatttgtataaagtaatggtatttgcccactcccatgttgacaaatctccctttaaggtacattttgaaaagatgaaaaatgtgtgattcatttgcgattaatcacgattaaatattttaattgattgacagccctaattttaatattttcaacACTGATTTTCCCCCTTTTCAAAGGCAAAGAGAGCTGTTTTGAGCGTGTCTCTCAGAGGTTTGGTCGGAGAGCGGTGTACGTGGTGATAGGAGACGGAGCCGAAGAAGAGTCCGTGGCCAAGAAGGTATAACTCAATCTGTTTTTTATGACTGTGACTGCTGAAAGATGGGCCTCAACTAATCAGTTAACTTTAAGACACACTCAATTTCTGCCGCTCCTGTCTctgagcttgttttttttatatatatatatataatctttgCATTGAAATGTCAGACTTTCTCCTGGTTTTGGCAGTTCAGCAATTTTTTTGCATTAAGCTTTTGTACATTATAGGCCGACATGTTATCCACGTGTACTATGTCACATACTATAATCCGCCTCTAAACCACAGTCCATAATTCACATCTGCACTGCATCTGCAGCTAAAGCTTGCCTTTAAGTTATCATGTTTTACATTAAACCTGCATacatttaaaactttattttttgttttctcagaAGAACATGCCGTTCTGGAGGGTGTCCTGTCGGGCCGACCTCGAGGCTCTGAGCCATGCACTGGAGCTGGACTACCTCTAGAGGGCACCAGCGGTCACGCTCTCTGCTCTTCCACCTAAATCATGAGAAGCTCCTGAACTCCTGAGTGCAGCTATCAGGTGAAGCCGCCCCCTAGAGACTGATTCAGAGTCAGTATTGCTATTTCAAAGTCTGGTGCAAGGTGTTTGATCCCTGATGAGCAGCATCCAGGCAGACAATTTCACTTTAAAGCCAAAGGAACTGTGAGGATTTCGAAGCGAGGCTGCAGTGTATCGATGACACATGGACCAAAATAAAAGACCAAAGACAAACAAGGGACCAACGCTTCATAACTAACCCCAGGGAACTATGGTTAAAACTgcaaatgctttaaaaaaaacaaaacttttttcctttttttaaacttcagtTCATCTCAACTTTATCAAAGGTGTCCCACTTttgtacaaacaaaaaaaaagtgatgcacTGAAAAATTGTACATCCTGTTTATTGAACACAGTGTCTGCATGGATAAAAAAGCTCCGATTGTTGTTAGTTTGTTCTGCTGtgtcttttttgtatttgtCGTGAGACTAAACCCGGTTTCCACTGACCAAcactattttaaaaacaaaattagacCTAAAATTATGATATTACGTGGGATAGATTTTGCCTTCACTATTATTTTAGAATTGTTTTATTCATGATAAATGTCAGATAATATTCTCCTCATAGGTAGAGGCTATTGAAAATAGTCTGATTGTATTTTACCATTAAAATGTGAGCTATTTATTATTGGTTAAATTCACAACACAATCAGGTATAAACAGTTTGGGAGCTCGGCATAAAACTATCCCTTTCAAAGACCAAAAATGTGCTCTTGTAAAACTGTTTTGATAAGACGTTGTCTTGAAGATGCTGTATTATAGGCTGGTGCTTGAATCCTTCCTTTTGATTCTGGGTTGTATATGTTGTCATGTTTTAACTCTCCTTCTTTTCATTTCCTAATAACCCGTTTGTAATATAGATGAACTGGTTGTGCATGTGCCGATTACACTGCCTGTCAGCTTAGCTATGATTTGTATATAATGCTTTATTATTGTCGATTTGTTTTGACAGACAGTTCAAAtagattaatacaaaataaattaattgcaTCGTTGGGAAAGGTGAGTCGAGTTTGATTTAATTTCACAGAGGCGTGTGAAACGAGGGATTTGAatgacaattaaataaatatggaatGATCCTTGTGTGAATTACATGTAATTAGAAGTATTTCATTCAGACTGAACtaaaatgtacctttttttGAGGAAAGGTTGCCCTCTTCAGGGCAGGAAAAGAACTGCaataacataaatacatatatactgtatatttgacaGTCAGAATAAATGTCACACTTAGTAGatataaacacttttttttattattttatttttcaaacaaagcaaaaatCACAATTATCCAAGTAGACATGTTTGTTAAAAAGTGTTGATTTTCATGGCTTGAACACATAAATAGCATaatatatatcaataaataaatataatttacattcacatttatATCTAACAAAGCAATAGAAAAACATGAGGGTTGACAATAATCTGAATGTTTCCTCTGCGACTGATGCTGCCACCGGGTTGCCATGTTCTGGCCTTCAGTTGGGTGACTTAGTTTTTacatcataaatatatataaaacgaAAAAGGAAAACACTGACATCAAATGTATCGTACCCAAATGTGACACCTgagcaaaaaaacacatccaaaaACAGAATTTAAGCTCTGTTGACGGAGACCATCTTGTAGCCTCTGATAGTGGAGTTGACGTGTGAGAGTGACAGGCTGGCCTGCAGCATCTTTGTTCCCACCTTGCTGGGAATGAAGTCGATGCGCTGCACCACGCTGCCTCCTGGACGCAGTGGGAGCATCCTGCAGGAACAcacagagaagaaagaaaagagttcACAAGATGCTCAAGTACTACAGTATGCAGTGATCACGAATAGCTGACACAGGCTCTAATTTTGCTTGCGACAGCTGAGCTACAATTATTACCATGTGAATGTCTAAGCACACATTGTAAGATTATAGTTTTGTCTAATCACACACAGCCTTAAATAACCCCTTTAGTGCCTGTAAATAATTATTGGCCCCGATCAGCTCAAAGCAGTGGAACATTTTGTTGACTTGCCTCGCCACGCACGCCTGAACACAAACATGAGCAGGACAATGCAAGTGTAACAAGCCTACATTCCTCCAACAAAGACACGCTGTGCCGTCATGTCACGGTGACACTCCTATATTTGAGCATTCCTCAGCCCATTCATTGTGCAGCCATTCGTGATGCTGAGGTCATTAAACATTGAACCtgtacatgaaaaaaaatgaagacaaGAAGTCCTTCATTCTTACCTGAAGTGGACCTTTTTCCGGATCAGCCCGGCCCCGGCTACAGTCAGTACTCCGCTCACCGGGTGAGAAAACGGGTTGGTGAAGGTCACGGCGGCAACCTGCTCTTTGTTAGACACGATGGAGTCTTCATCTGCAATCTGAAGGACACATTTATGTTAGTGAACCCTGATAAGTCCCTTTAATTACCCCTCAAATATCTCTAAAGTGAGTCAATGCATTCTGTCTGTTTCCTATACAGCTATCAAGCTGCTGCACCATCACATCAGAGAAGCAAATATTTTGGATCCTTTGCGAATAATGTATCCCTTTGTTTAGAATATTATTTGGTATCTAAAAGTTACCTCTATGTTGAGCTGAGGGCTGGCGATATTCAACTCCTCCGAGGCCAGGAACCGCTCATGACTGGCTACGTCCTCCAGGACCACTGCGAGGTTGATCAAGTCGTCTCCCACCACGTCCTCATACTGGGCTGGGAGGATCTGCTGCTGAATAACCTTGACTGGAAAGACagagggaagaaagaaaaacatttaaaccaCGATTCTCACAATATGTGCCAATTAATTTAGTGACAATTGACTGATCAATTAATTGTCTAATTGTTTGAGGTTGGATGTGAAAGTCTGTATAGATGAGTGAAAGGTGAATTTACCTTCCATGGGTGCCAGCTGCACGACGCCGTGGGTTTCCCAGAAGGTGTCTGAGGGGCTGTTGTTGTATTCTTTAGCCTGGGCGTTGAGATGCACCTTCATCATCTTGGCCACCCTCTGCTTGTTGATGACCTTCACCGTGAAGCGGACGGGCTCCCCGGCAACAACAGCTTTATCCAGGATCAGGACGACTGACACACCCTTGGACGAGCCTGtgaaataaacataaagaaagcCAGTGCGTGAGATGATGACATTGTTTTTAAACAGATGACGAATAGTCCGATTATTGTATTCAAAATTACCTCTGTGTAACGTTGAGTCATCTGATATTGTGGAACATCTTGATGAAAGTGTTGAAGTCGGGCCTATGTTGTAAAGATTGAAAGAACATTGTGAGTATTTATGCCTTAGAGTGACACTTCTCTAGTGAGCAAATGAATGAatttctgtgttctgtgttcatACTTTTGATGTATTTGTAGTCTCCTGTGATGTTCTGGTGTCTGGGGGAGCCCACCGCTTTGGTGCAGATGAGGGATCCCACCCTCTCCGTGTCCTTGCTGTAGCTGACCACACGACCCTCGCTCACCACGATTGAGTGGACGTCGGCGTTTACCTCGGCGTAGACGAAGGGGATGTCGAAAAACAGGTCGATACGCCGATCCTTGATTGCTTTGACTGGGGCCGGGCCACAGCAGAACACTCCTAGGgtaaaagaaaggaagaaaaagaaggttatggtgatgtttgttcaagaaaacacattcaagcatgattaaaaaaggGAGAAATTTGTTGCAcacctctgctcctctcctggGGGGTCGGGTCCAGAACCTGCCAGCCATCCATCCCAGATCCCAGATCCCGGCGAGTCATCCAGCACTCCACCCAAACATGGAAGTTCCTGTGAAGAAGAGGCAAAATAAGATATCACAAAGCATTAAgaggcgttttttttttatttaaaaagtgatttAATAAGCCAGGGTCACTTTCACAAAGTACTGTTGATCATATTTGCCAAGTAAACtgaggttaaaggtcaaaggttaaatCCCTACTCACCATATGCTGTCTTTGCTGCGGTTCAGCTTCTGCCCTGTTTCGCTGTAGTACTCCTCAATCACCAGGTTGTCGTTGGTGTCGTGGGCAGAGTTGAAGTTTGTGACGACGCGGCAAGGAATGCCAAGAACTCTCATCACTGAAAGAcgtgattaaaaaaacaaacagatgttTACACACTGATGAATACGTCTGAACATTGTGTAATGGAAAAAATGAGGTGGTATGTGAACATGACTGTTAAGACATCAATCATTATGTCATAGGTTTAGTACTGGTTATTGAAGATTTGTACAAAAGTAAAGAGTTAAAAGCGCTTGACTGATATTTTTATATGATTTCAGTAACTTTTGCTTCATCATGATATAATCACCTGTGCACATGACGGCTGCAAACACCCAGCACTGTCCATATTTGACTGGGCTGTAACCAGACTCAGCCCACTGTGTCAAGATGTCCCCACTCCCAGTCCACAAGGATGGATTAACTCCTTGTTTGTAGTCACCTTCCCACTTCCCTTGCAGCACGCCACGGTCGTCCTCGCTGTTGATCTGAACATAAAAGAGAAgataaatgtaattttccatCTGCAGTTCCCAAACATCATAAAGCAAGTTGGGACATCTCATCATCTTCCCAGATGATTCTGATTCAGAGTGGAAGTTTAataaccactttttttttttattgcagtaaTTATAGCGTGCCTGCACGTGACATTACGTTTTCTAAACCTGCAGCAGGTGTGTTTTTATCTGCAGAACACAGTGTTCCTGTTCAAGAtgcaacatgtttttaataagCAGTGATACGCTCCTGATGTCatacaaagtaaataaaaacattgatgAAACAGAACACTGGTAGCTAGTGATTTATATTCATATCTGGAAGTttatgtgttgaagttgtgtttGTACCCACCATGGCAGACACGACCCGGCTGATGTAGACGGGGTTGTTTCGGTTCAGGTAGTCCATTCTCCTGTTCTTCTGGTGCTGGGGGCTGACTTGGAGCAGATTCAGACACGTCTCCAGAACACCAGGCTCAAACTGCACaggtagagagaaagaaatgagagGATTAACTAAACATATAGTGACCAATTTGGAGCATATtctgataaataaatacgtGCTTCATGTTTAATCCAATTACTAGTTTtaaaagtatatactgtaagtggaCACAAGCGATACTTTACTGTGAAATGCCACTTATTAGATAACTGGGCTATATagataaaattgacttgacttgaaataCGAATGATGGCGAGTGACCTTAAGGTACAGTTAAGAGGGAAAACGCGGGAGCTCACATCTCACATACCAGCTTTGTCttctaaaaattacattcccatacaactaaactgcattctcaattacgtttggaattatgtttgttttttttattaaacctaccgctgtagttttgttgcatttttcattttattttgtttcaatttacaactgtaaccacgtgtttaaaactgtttaaaactgtttaaaactgcgaccattTTGATGGAGACAGGATTGCATATACAGAAGGCCTATATCgtgtaggctactgtagaaaaacatatttaacacgaaaatatttattattttaatttgccTTAAAATAACAGGCTACTGGAAAATATGAAATTGAGTGGAATGTTGATTTGCATTTGTGATAAACAATTTTAATTCATCAGTAGCTCAGACCGGTAACATCGTGAGTGATATGGTCATGCGATGCAGAGTAAAGACTTATTGCTTGAGTTTACATCAGTGTGAACAGTCTGTTGGTAATGGCATACTGAATCGTTAATTTAGTaggcagtatacagtacatactgattGAGTAAGTAGTACACAGTATATTAGTATGCGACTTCGAACACAACCTAAGAAATTACCACAGAGTTGAGTCAGCACCTTCGCTAACctgatgatttttttcccttattgaacatttgcaaaaaaagcTCATCAGCAGATTTTCATACCTGATCGAAGGACCATGGTCTTGACACCAGGTTCATAGCCGTCCCTATAAACAGCAGCCCGGAGTCATTCTGGATGTACTCTTCTCTCTGGTCCTCAAAGGGAATATGCACAACATCCTCTGCAAGAAATAAACCTGACATTTAGTACATCCTCCTGTATTTACATTTCAAACCACAATGCTAAGACTTCAGctcatttttatgttattcCCTATATATTTGTAAAGCTGGTGCATATCAGACTCCCATGAAAGGAAGTAATAAGTGATTAAAGGTGATGAATGGATGCAACACATCATCATGAACTCATTCAGCCACACAAACCATGTCTATAAGTACATTTCTGCTTTGGTTTTGCTGAAGCCATCAAAACCTTCTGAGTCTGCAAAACTGTATTTGTATGAAGCTTCTGATCAATTCACTGGGTTGGTTGACTCACCGCGACACCAGGGGTTGCAGAGCATGATGAATTTGCCGAATGCGCAGGTCTTCTTGCCGTTCTGAGTGAACACAAACTGAAATCTGTAGCAGCCCACCGAGGCGGAGGccggagaggagatgaagatggAGGGGTTCTGGTGTTTCAGGCCCTCTGGGTCAATATAGGCTTGCCaacaagaggaagaagaaaccTTCTTGGAGAGAGTGACTGGCATCACCACATACAGGCGGCCtgaggagagaagagacagtTAGGCATTTCAAATTGTGGTTCAGAGTGGTTGCATACAACAGCCATtcatcatcattcattcataaaatcTAAATGTAGACTATACCTAGCATAACTTTGACCTTCAGAGAGTCGGTCTTGGGGTTGAAGGCTCGGCCCTTCAGTTGCAGACTGATTTTGAACGGGTCTCCTCTTCGCACCACCAGGGCTTTGGAGCTGCTGAAGCCCTCTGTCCTGTGTCTCTCCATGTTTTCAGCTTTTTCcaggttgacatttttcattttcaagtcTGCAAATGAAGAAAAgattaatacaaaatgtaacaGTCAAACAGAAAGATCAAATACAAAAAGGCAGGCTACAgttaaatgataaaacaacaaaataggCAGATAAAAAATAGCTTGCATTTGTAAAGAGAAACCTCACCTTCCATTCGTTAGTGTCTTATTTTCAATGCAAGGTTTTATGATCCTGTTGTCAACCTCTGCCGCTTTATAAACCCTCTGAAAGGGTGGAGCAAAAGTATTTCACATAGTGTAAAAGTAAAACCGGTTTCCCTCAATTGTAACTAAGGCCCTCAAGTCATGTGTAccaaaaaaacatacagttcACCACAAGATGGGACACCCCTCCTTGTTGACAGTTGCAGGTGTGCGGTTTCATTCATGTACAAAGTAAAGCTTGCGTGAGTAATCAGACTCAACCCAGTTCAATGGAAGAATAGAAATGATTACGTTAGTTTGTTGGGGCATGAACTCTGGCAAGAAGCTGCAGAGTTTTGCAATAGAGATGTCAGACCTGTAGCAGGTGCAGAGATACTATTTTGGTGAACACAACTGGAATTGTGTAATTTTCTATTCTGGATGATATCTATTCAGTGCACAAACTCGTATTGTAGTATCTGTTCATAGTGTGTTGTTATAGACCATTATATAGGAGGATTAGTTTGGTATCATGCTACATGTATCTGCCCTTTAAACCTTGTGTGATTACAACTAAAGCTGTTGCAAAATTTAGTTTGAAACGGTGATTCAGATTTTTGTCATCAGTGTCAGATGCTTCCCAGGAATCACAGAAGGCCTTACTGACGTCCTGGGTTTTGTTTCCTGCTTCTAACGTCATATTCTTACTTTACCCTGCGGGTTTTGCTTTGTTTATCTGGCTTCGATCACTTTTACTGAtagtttttaatcatttaatttatttttctcatggaCACTTTGAGTCTGCTTATTtctaaattgatttaaaataattatataatcaTACTGACATACTGACCGACTTTTATGATTAGATTTAAAATGTCACTCACAAACTActttgtacatgtgtgtgtatcataTCTAGAAATGGTCATGGccagaaaatgtattaatattgattgattattttcCATGATGGGTATTTAAAGAACGACTATCACTTTTTACTGTACAAATCCTGTGACCTTCTATATTAGGAGGAGCTCCCTGTTTGGTCTGTGAGTTAGATTCTGGAGATTATATATTAGTCAGACCAATAAACCCACCAAGGTACCTCAGACATGGTAGGTACCGTGGAACTTCAGCGGGTACCATGGTAGGTAGTATAGTGCTATGTGTACAATGGTAAATTTTCTTATGGGGAACGTCTCTTAAACGACTGCAGTGAAAGACAGACTctgtcagaagtttaaggtaaTTCAGGCCCCTTGTTAGTGTCATGGCCTTGTTTCCCAGTGTGCCTTGTGTTGTCCCTTGTGTTCCAACCCTGGCTTTCCTCCTATATTCTTTGCAGATCATTGTCTTAGTTATCATTGTAGTTCATGCTTCAGGCCTCGGTAGTTTCTTAACTGATTTTTCCTCCGTGTCTGAGGATTTACTGCCTGCCTGCAAACAGCACTCACCAGGGCATCAATTACCAAGTCTTTGTCACAGCCATCGGCCtttgataccgccgcacaaggcaccccttaGCTACTACAATGTACTACAC containing:
- the tgm5l gene encoding transglutaminase 5, like — translated: MEDLKMKNVNLEKAENMERHRTEGFSSSKALVVRRGDPFKISLQLKGRAFNPKTDSLKVKVMLGRLYVVMPVTLSKKVSSSSCWQAYIDPEGLKHQNPSIFISSPASASVGCYRFQFVFTQNGKKTCAFGKFIMLCNPWCREDVVHIPFEDQREEYIQNDSGLLFIGTAMNLVSRPWSFDQFEPGVLETCLNLLQVSPQHQKNRRMDYLNRNNPVYISRVVSAMINSEDDRGVLQGKWEGDYKQGVNPSLWTGSGDILTQWAESGYSPVKYGQCWVFAAVMCTVMRVLGIPCRVVTNFNSAHDTNDNLVIEEYYSETGQKLNRSKDSIWNFHVWVECWMTRRDLGSGMDGWQVLDPTPQERSRGVFCCGPAPVKAIKDRRIDLFFDIPFVYAEVNADVHSIVVSEGRVVSYSKDTERVGSLICTKAVGSPRHQNITGDYKYIKSPTSTLSSRCSTISDDSTLHRGSSKGVSVVLILDKAVVAGEPVRFTVKVINKQRVAKMMKVHLNAQAKEYNNSPSDTFWETHGVVQLAPMEVKVIQQQILPAQYEDVVGDDLINLAVVLEDVASHERFLASEELNIASPQLNIEIADEDSIVSNKEQVAAVTFTNPFSHPVSGVLTVAGAGLIRKKVHFRMLPLRPGGSVVQRIDFIPSKVGTKMLQASLSLSHVNSTIRGYKMVSVNRA